One Candidatus Paceibacterota bacterium DNA segment encodes these proteins:
- the rpsJ gene encoding 30S ribosomal protein S10 → MAKKTQDAAQRIRIKLRAYDTKIIDRSAKQIVETIERYGGTLTGPVPLPTEIKKVTVNRSSFTDKDSREQFEMRIHKRLIEIGNPNPKIIEALTNLSMPAGVDIEIKMV, encoded by the coding sequence ATGGCTAAAAAGACACAAGACGCAGCCCAGCGCATTCGGATCAAGCTGCGTGCATACGATACGAAGATCATCGACCGTTCCGCAAAGCAGATTGTTGAAACGATTGAGCGCTACGGCGGGACTCTCACGGGCCCGGTACCGTTGCCGACCGAGATCAAAAAGGTCACAGTCAACCGCTCTTCTTTCACAGATAAAGATTCCCGCGAGCAATTTGAGATGCGCATTCATAAGCGCTTGATCGAAATCGGGAACCCAAATCCAAAGATCATCGAGGCACTCACAAACCTGAGTATGCCGGCGGGGGTTGATATTGAGATCAAAATGGTGTAG
- the rplC gene encoding 50S ribosomal protein L3 — MAKFILGTKESMTQIFREDGVVVPVTVLSVRPNVVLQLKNKERDGYVAVQVGTGSRKHVKKPQAGHFRGRGTFNAVREFAYTHLGDKELAEGDSFDASVFAVGDTVTVSGTSKGKGFAGAMKRHGFSGMPASHGHRSVQRHIGSTGQRFPQHTLKGKRMAGHMGVARVSVRGLKVVAVDPELGIIAVRGAVPGQRGSIVEIVSR; from the coding sequence ATGGCGAAATTCATTCTTGGCACAAAAGAGAGCATGACCCAAATCTTCCGCGAAGATGGTGTTGTCGTTCCTGTAACGGTGCTTTCTGTTCGCCCTAACGTTGTTTTGCAACTCAAAAACAAGGAGCGTGACGGATATGTCGCAGTGCAAGTTGGCACTGGATCTCGTAAGCACGTCAAAAAGCCACAAGCAGGCCACTTCCGTGGTCGCGGCACATTTAATGCGGTGCGTGAATTTGCGTATACGCATCTTGGCGATAAAGAACTCGCAGAAGGTGACTCCTTCGATGCCTCCGTGTTTGCGGTCGGAGATACAGTAACGGTAAGTGGCACTTCAAAGGGTAAAGGCTTCGCGGGAGCTATGAAACGTCATGGCTTTTCGGGCATGCCTGCAAGTCATGGTCACCGATCAGTTCAGCGCCACATTGGTTCCACGGGTCAACGCTTCCCGCAACATACGCTTAAAGGTAAGCGCATGGCTGGGCACATGGGCGTTGCTCGTGTTTCGGTCCGTGGATTGAAAGTCGTTGCCGTTGATCCAGAGCTTGGTATCATTGCTGTTCGCGGTGCTGTCCCTGGTCAGCGTGGTTCTATTGTTGAAATTGTTTCACGATAA
- the rplD gene encoding 50S ribosomal protein L4 encodes MANVPLLNQRGESLGTMTLPDAVFAVPVNMELLAQVIAAQEANQRQGTAHSKGRGEVRGGGKKPWRQKGTGRARHGSIRSPIWKGGGATHGPTSEKDYTQKINRRMALAALRSILSGKVRDAELVVVDAFAIPEAKTKEAVSSLRAVIRAIPGVRATDRTLPKALVILPGGEGHTSVVRALRNVPRAEVESVRNVQALSVADHQYIIVHKDAVDALVARMGSAA; translated from the coding sequence ATGGCAAACGTCCCCCTTCTTAATCAGCGTGGAGAATCTCTCGGCACCATGACATTACCGGATGCCGTCTTTGCAGTCCCGGTAAACATGGAACTTCTTGCACAGGTTATTGCCGCACAGGAAGCAAATCAGCGACAGGGGACGGCGCACTCTAAGGGTCGCGGCGAAGTTCGTGGTGGTGGCAAAAAGCCTTGGCGTCAGAAGGGCACGGGCCGCGCACGCCATGGTTCGATCCGCTCTCCTATCTGGAAAGGTGGCGGTGCGACGCACGGCCCAACGTCGGAAAAGGATTATACGCAAAAGATTAATCGTCGTATGGCGCTTGCCGCGCTTCGTTCAATTCTTTCTGGTAAGGTTCGTGATGCGGAGCTGGTTGTTGTCGATGCGTTCGCTATCCCTGAGGCAAAAACAAAAGAGGCCGTCTCTTCGCTTCGTGCGGTGATCCGCGCAATTCCTGGTGTTCGTGCTACAGACCGCACACTCCCGAAAGCTCTTGTGATCTTGCCGGGCGGCGAGGGTCATACCTCTGTTGTGCGCGCGTTGCGAAACGTGCCGCGCGCTGAGGTTGAGTCAGTGCGCAACGTTCAGGCGCTGAGTGTCGCGGACCATCAGTATATTATTGTGCACAAGGATGCCGTTGATGCGCTCGTTGCGCGTATGGGTAGCGCTGCATAA
- a CDS encoding 50S ribosomal protein L23 has protein sequence MKFPFFGSSEKKESPKKSASPKKAQASRAVKPTKGDAPATSEGQMLIVPAGAHRVIRAPFMSEKASRLTQQNQYVFLVTSGATKSEVKKHISTLFKVKVISVNIVNLPRKKAGMMRRHFAGVRPQVRKAIVTLAPGNTIGATMAQPQS, from the coding sequence ATGAAATTCCCATTTTTTGGATCATCGGAAAAGAAAGAAAGCCCCAAGAAGAGCGCGTCTCCAAAGAAGGCGCAGGCTTCACGCGCGGTCAAGCCAACAAAAGGAGATGCGCCTGCAACTTCAGAGGGGCAAATGCTAATCGTTCCTGCAGGAGCGCATCGCGTTATTCGTGCTCCGTTCATGAGCGAGAAAGCATCCCGCCTTACTCAACAGAACCAGTATGTCTTCTTGGTTACGTCTGGGGCGACGAAATCAGAAGTAAAGAAGCATATCAGCACTCTTTTCAAGGTAAAAGTGATTTCGGTGAATATTGTAAACTTGCCTCGTAAGAAAGCGGGGATGATGCGCCGCCATTTTGCAGGCGTGCGCCCGCAGGTACGCAAGGCGATTGTTACGCTCGCACCGGGTAACACCATTGGTGCAACTATGGCACAGCCACAATCATAA
- the rplB gene encoding 50S ribosomal protein L2, whose product MKRYKPTTASRRHMSAYDTAGLTDIAPLRSRTKGFHRAVGRNNQGRITSFHRGGGNKRLFRDIDFRQQKYDIQGIVAALEYDPNRTARIARVHYPDGDKRYIIAPQGLSVGDTVINASRAPIRVGNRMQLANIPQGTIVHNIELRPGQGGRIVRSAGSGATVLASDAGYVQVVMPSSEVRLVPGECYASIGQVSNAEHALVTLGKAGRSRWLGRRPKVRGTAMNPVDHPHGGGEGRQGRGTRRPKTRHGKITGGHKTRNKKKRSAHLIVRRRSK is encoded by the coding sequence ATGAAACGCTATAAACCAACAACTGCATCGCGTCGCCACATGTCCGCATATGATACGGCGGGTTTGACCGATATCGCACCGCTTCGTTCTCGTACGAAGGGTTTCCACCGTGCGGTTGGGCGCAACAACCAAGGCCGCATTACCAGTTTCCACCGTGGCGGCGGCAACAAGCGTCTTTTCCGCGACATTGATTTCAGGCAACAGAAATATGACATTCAAGGCATTGTCGCGGCTCTTGAGTACGATCCAAATCGTACAGCACGCATCGCTCGCGTACACTATCCAGATGGCGATAAGCGCTATATCATTGCGCCTCAAGGCCTCTCGGTTGGCGACACCGTCATTAACGCGTCACGTGCACCTATTCGTGTAGGAAATCGTATGCAGCTCGCGAACATTCCTCAGGGCACTATCGTGCATAATATCGAGCTGCGCCCGGGTCAAGGTGGCCGCATTGTTCGCTCCGCTGGCAGTGGCGCCACCGTTCTCGCGAGTGATGCAGGATACGTACAGGTGGTCATGCCTTCATCTGAAGTGCGCCTCGTTCCTGGCGAGTGCTATGCCTCGATTGGTCAGGTTTCGAATGCAGAGCATGCTCTCGTTACATTGGGTAAGGCTGGCCGCTCACGCTGGCTCGGCCGTCGTCCAAAGGTTCGTGGCACTGCTATGAACCCAGTGGATCACCCACATGGTGGTGGTGAGGGTCGCCAAGGTCGCGGTACGCGTCGTCCAAAGACACGCCACGGTAAGATTACCGGCGGTCACAAGACCCGCAACAAGAAGAAGCGCTCAGCACACCTTATTGTTCGCCGACGTTCGAAGTAA
- the rpsS gene encoding 30S ribosomal protein S19, producing MSRSLKKGPYVDERLLKKIASRKAGDKTVIKTWSRDCTIVPEMIGFTFGVHNGRIHIPVVITEDMIGHKLGEFSHTRTFRRHGGKMQKELEAAAKQREVDAAKAAKAEAPAK from the coding sequence ATGTCACGAAGTCTCAAAAAAGGTCCCTACGTTGATGAGCGATTGCTCAAGAAAATCGCAAGCCGAAAGGCGGGCGATAAGACCGTGATCAAAACATGGTCTCGGGATTGCACGATCGTGCCGGAGATGATAGGCTTCACCTTCGGTGTACACAACGGTAGGATCCATATCCCCGTTGTTATCACAGAAGATATGATCGGGCACAAGCTCGGCGAGTTTTCGCACACGCGCACGTTCCGCCGTCATGGTGGTAAGATGCAGAAGGAGCTTGAAGCTGCTGCGAAGCAGCGTGAAGTCGATGCGGCGAAGGCTGCAAAGGCTGAGGCGCCCGCAAAATAA
- the rplV gene encoding 50S ribosomal protein L22 codes for MQQVRAQLNGVRLSPRKVRAVAALVKRHTVVWALDQLAHTVLRPAPVLAKLIRSASASAEHTYKASEEQLFISDIIVNEGMKLRRWLPRAQGRATELQKKTSRICVVLEIHSKAPEKEAAAKKSTRRTTRSATPAATQS; via the coding sequence ATGCAACAAGTCCGCGCACAACTCAACGGTGTCCGCCTCTCGCCTCGCAAGGTTCGAGCGGTTGCCGCATTAGTGAAGCGCCACACTGTTGTGTGGGCACTTGATCAGCTTGCGCACACCGTGCTTCGCCCAGCGCCAGTACTTGCAAAGCTTATTCGCTCAGCAAGTGCAAGCGCGGAGCACACGTACAAAGCCTCAGAGGAGCAGCTCTTCATTTCAGATATTATTGTGAATGAAGGCATGAAGCTGCGTCGCTGGCTGCCTCGTGCCCAGGGCCGTGCCACTGAATTGCAAAAGAAGACATCGCGCATCTGTGTCGTGCTTGAGATCCACAGTAAGGCGCCTGAAAAGGAGGCTGCTGCAAAGAAATCGACACGTCGCACGACGCGATCCGCAACGCCCGCTGCAACACAATCGTAA
- the rpsC gene encoding 30S ribosomal protein S3: protein MGQKVSPTGLRIGIIRDWASRWFGGASYQKYLADDLRVRRFLEKRLRGMAVDHIDIERNTDTITVVIATARPGLVIGRGGSDVEKLKDQIRTLVKRKLAVRIEIQEIKNPEASAAVMAESIAEQIEKRLPFRRTMRMTLAKIIASRDVKGAKIQLGGRLDGAEIARLEHVESGNLPLQSLRANIDFARATAHTTFGTIGIKVWIYKGDTFE from the coding sequence ATGGGACAAAAAGTTTCTCCAACAGGACTTCGCATCGGTATCATTCGTGATTGGGCATCGCGCTGGTTTGGCGGTGCTTCATATCAGAAGTATCTTGCCGATGATCTGCGTGTTCGTCGCTTTTTGGAAAAGCGTCTTCGCGGCATGGCTGTGGATCATATCGATATTGAGCGCAACACTGACACTATTACCGTCGTCATTGCTACTGCGCGCCCCGGGCTGGTGATCGGCCGAGGCGGAAGTGACGTTGAGAAGCTCAAGGATCAAATTCGAACTTTGGTGAAGCGAAAGCTCGCCGTTCGTATTGAAATCCAGGAAATTAAAAACCCAGAAGCGTCGGCTGCTGTTATGGCGGAATCCATTGCAGAGCAGATTGAAAAGCGTCTTCCATTCCGTCGTACGATGCGCATGACGCTTGCGAAAATCATTGCGAGCCGAGACGTTAAGGGTGCGAAAATTCAATTAGGTGGTCGTCTCGATGGCGCAGAAATTGCGCGCCTCGAGCACGTGGAGTCAGGTAACTTGCCGCTGCAGAGCTTGCGTGCAAATATTGACTTCGCTCGCGCGACTGCACATACCACATTCGGCACGATTGGTATTAAGGTTTGGATTTACAAGGGCGATACGTTTGAATAA
- the rplP gene encoding 50S ribosomal protein L16: protein MLQPNRVKHTKVHKGRNRVVATRGATLSFGTYGLKAMEATWLTASQIESARRAMARLLARGGKIWTRVFPDKPRTAKSSEVGMGGGRGALSHFVAPVQAGRMLFELDGVSETVARQAFRLAAHKLPIKTRVIVRVGHSS from the coding sequence ATGTTGCAACCAAATCGCGTAAAACACACGAAGGTACACAAGGGGCGCAATCGCGTTGTTGCCACTCGTGGCGCCACATTGAGCTTTGGCACGTATGGCCTTAAGGCGATGGAGGCAACGTGGCTTACTGCAAGTCAGATTGAATCTGCTCGCCGTGCCATGGCTCGCCTTCTTGCTCGCGGTGGTAAGATTTGGACGCGCGTATTCCCTGATAAGCCACGCACTGCAAAGAGTTCAGAAGTTGGTATGGGTGGTGGCCGCGGAGCGCTGTCTCATTTCGTTGCTCCAGTGCAGGCCGGGCGAATGCTCTTTGAACTCGATGGTGTTTCAGAGACTGTTGCACGTCAGGCGTTTCGTCTTGCCGCGCACAAGCTTCCCATTAAGACGCGCGTCATTGTTCGCGTCGGACATTCTTCATAA
- the rpmC gene encoding 50S ribosomal protein L29 yields MKYKDLHQKSVAELHALVRDLRAQVLASRFEASQGALKQNSKLRTLRVQIAQALTALNAKQHTA; encoded by the coding sequence ATGAAATACAAAGACCTTCACCAGAAATCAGTTGCAGAACTACACGCACTCGTGCGCGATCTTCGGGCGCAGGTCTTGGCATCTCGTTTTGAGGCTTCACAGGGCGCCCTCAAGCAGAATAGTAAATTGCGTACACTGCGCGTGCAGATTGCCCAGGCGCTCACGGCATTGAATGCAAAGCAACACACTGCCTAA
- the rpsQ gene encoding 30S ribosomal protein S17 — protein MTSSQPTKGRRLTGTIVSDKMDKTVVVEITRLRKHAVYKKYQKVSQRFQAHDEQEQYNVGDRVIIRETRPLSKNKRWIVEGKAA, from the coding sequence ATGACATCTTCTCAACCAACAAAAGGACGTCGCCTCACGGGAACTATCGTTTCCGATAAAATGGACAAGACAGTTGTCGTGGAGATCACGCGCTTGCGCAAGCATGCGGTGTATAAGAAGTATCAAAAAGTTTCGCAGCGCTTTCAGGCGCATGATGAGCAAGAGCAGTATAACGTTGGAGACCGCGTTATCATTCGCGAGACTCGTCCACTGTCCAAAAATAAGCGCTGGATTGTTGAGGGTAAGGCTGCGTAA
- the rplN gene encoding 50S ribosomal protein L14, with product MLQLRSIVSVADNTGAKRVGVFKVLGGSRRAFAQIGDIVVVSVKVAEPRKLVKKKDVLRAVVVRQRKPFRRKDGSYIRFDDNAVVILDGVEPKGGRIFGPIPREIKERGFATIASLAQELV from the coding sequence ATGCTTCAACTTCGCTCTATTGTTTCAGTAGCAGATAATACAGGCGCAAAACGCGTCGGTGTTTTCAAGGTGCTTGGCGGTTCTCGCCGTGCCTTTGCGCAGATCGGGGATATTGTAGTTGTATCCGTGAAGGTTGCCGAGCCACGCAAGTTGGTAAAGAAGAAGGACGTACTTCGTGCGGTTGTGGTGCGCCAGCGCAAGCCGTTTCGTCGCAAGGACGGCTCATACATTCGGTTTGATGACAACGCAGTGGTGATCCTTGATGGCGTAGAACCAAAAGGCGGTCGTATTTTTGGTCCTATCCCGCGAGAAATTAAAGAGCGTGGTTTTGCAACTATTGCATCTCTTGCGCAAGAGCTCGTCTAA
- the rplX gene encoding 50S ribosomal protein L24, producing MATHMKIRVGDTVTMLSGKDRMKTGKVIHASPVDGKVRIEGLNTVTRSLRSRKQGQKGQKVSSERFVSVSSVALVCPSCKKQTRVGYEITEVSGKKQKQRVCKKCGKALA from the coding sequence ATGGCAACACACATGAAAATTCGAGTAGGCGATACGGTAACCATGCTGTCCGGAAAGGATCGCATGAAGACCGGCAAGGTGATACACGCATCTCCTGTTGATGGGAAGGTGCGCATTGAGGGCTTGAACACCGTTACGCGTTCTTTGCGCTCTCGCAAGCAGGGCCAAAAGGGGCAGAAGGTTTCGAGCGAGCGCTTTGTGTCCGTTTCAAGCGTCGCGCTTGTATGCCCATCGTGCAAGAAGCAGACGCGCGTTGGATACGAAATCACTGAAGTTTCTGGCAAAAAGCAGAAGCAGCGCGTCTGCAAAAAGTGTGGAAAGGCGCTTGCATAA
- the rplE gene encoding 50S ribosomal protein L5 codes for MTQPLQQHYQKTILPALQKEFGIANVMAVPRIQKVVINTGIGRMVKDGGAIERVQRDLTALSGQKPVIRKAKKSIASFKLREGMPVGVSVTLRGKRMYDFLHRLITLALPMSKDFRGIDPKNVDGAGNLNLGIKEHTIFPEVSYESVKDIFSLQVTVVTTAQNRERGIALLKQIGIPFK; via the coding sequence ATGACCCAACCATTACAGCAACACTATCAAAAGACAATTCTTCCTGCTCTGCAGAAAGAGTTTGGTATTGCAAATGTGATGGCGGTGCCGCGTATTCAAAAAGTAGTTATCAATACGGGCATCGGGCGCATGGTCAAAGATGGAGGCGCTATTGAGCGAGTCCAGCGTGACCTTACCGCTCTCTCCGGTCAGAAGCCGGTGATTCGCAAGGCAAAGAAGTCAATCGCTAGTTTCAAGTTGCGTGAGGGGATGCCCGTCGGCGTTTCGGTGACGCTTCGCGGCAAGCGTATGTATGACTTTCTGCACCGCCTCATTACATTGGCGCTTCCGATGTCGAAGGATTTTCGTGGCATCGACCCCAAAAACGTTGATGGCGCAGGCAATCTTAATCTTGGCATTAAGGAGCATACCATTTTCCCCGAAGTATCATATGAATCGGTAAAAGATATTTTTAGCCTACAGGTAACTGTTGTAACCACTGCACAAAATCGCGAGCGTGGTATCGCGCTTCTCAAGCAGATTGGAATTCCATTTAAATAA
- a CDS encoding type Z 30S ribosomal protein S14, translated as MPKKSTIARTAKHTPKFSTRRVNRCVLCGRKHGYLRAFGLCRIHFRELALQGFLPGVRKSSW; from the coding sequence ATGCCAAAGAAATCAACCATTGCACGTACCGCAAAGCATACGCCTAAGTTCTCAACTCGGCGCGTGAATCGTTGCGTACTGTGTGGTCGCAAGCATGGATATTTGCGCGCATTTGGTCTGTGCCGCATTCACTTCCGTGAACTTGCACTCCAAGGATTTCTTCCGGGCGTTCGTAAATCGAGCTGGTAA
- the rpsH gene encoding 30S ribosomal protein S8: protein MAMIHDPISDMITRIRNALAVRATHVLVPASRMKMGIARVLQEAGYLTSVERRTKKVRATEHEFIDMVFARDTDGKPMINDMRLVSKPSRHLYAKARELRPVQSGFGIAVLSTPKGIVSSRTARKEGVGGEVLFEIW, encoded by the coding sequence ATGGCAATGATCCACGATCCAATCTCAGACATGATCACACGCATTCGCAATGCGCTCGCTGTGCGTGCGACCCATGTACTTGTACCGGCATCTCGCATGAAGATGGGCATTGCGCGCGTTCTCCAAGAGGCGGGATACCTTACATCAGTTGAGCGACGTACGAAAAAAGTGCGTGCTACTGAGCACGAATTTATCGATATGGTATTTGCGCGCGATACTGATGGTAAGCCTATGATCAATGATATGCGCTTGGTGAGTAAGCCGTCGCGTCACCTGTATGCAAAGGCGCGCGAACTGCGCCCTGTGCAATCTGGGTTTGGCATCGCGGTACTTTCAACGCCAAAGGGCATCGTGTCATCGCGCACTGCTCGCAAAGAAGGTGTTGGTGGCGAAGTCTTGTTCGAAATTTGGTAA
- the rplF gene encoding 50S ribosomal protein L6 — protein sequence MSKIGKRPIHIPQGASVTLDGTLLTVKGPKGTATRTLSGIIDVAVDGALIQLTPRIDAPVDAKTRTITWGLERATIQNMLTGVTAGFTKALEFNGVGYKAVLQGKNLELSLGFSHTIPFIAPEGIQFSVEKNVLTISGTDKETVGQVAAEIRSLKKPEPYKGSGIRYQGEVIKQKAGKKAIASS from the coding sequence ATGTCTAAAATCGGCAAACGACCAATTCACATTCCTCAAGGGGCATCCGTCACACTCGACGGCACTCTTTTGACCGTGAAAGGTCCAAAGGGGACAGCAACTCGCACTTTGTCGGGTATTATTGATGTTGCCGTTGATGGCGCGCTGATCCAACTGACGCCTCGCATTGATGCTCCTGTAGACGCAAAAACTCGCACTATTACTTGGGGTCTCGAGCGCGCCACCATCCAAAATATGTTGACTGGCGTGACCGCAGGTTTCACAAAGGCGCTTGAATTTAATGGGGTCGGCTACAAGGCAGTTCTTCAAGGAAAGAATCTTGAACTTAGTCTCGGATTCTCGCATACTATCCCATTTATAGCTCCCGAAGGCATTCAATTTTCAGTAGAAAAGAACGTGCTCACTATTAGCGGGACTGATAAGGAGACCGTGGGCCAAGTCGCTGCAGAAATCCGCTCACTAAAGAAGCCAGAACCGTATAAGGGTAGTGGCATTCGTTACCAGGGCGAAGTTATTAAGCAAAAGGCTGGTAAGAAGGCTATCGCATCAAGTTAA
- the rplR gene encoding 50S ribosomal protein L18: MTHAISKNAGRIRRHARIRATISGTAARPRVCVFKSNSYTYAQVIDDTTRKTLFSVHDHELKPASDAPEGSGAKVAKAFAIGKALGEKLKAAKISTVVFDRGGFAYHGRVRAVAEGLRSAGISV; encoded by the coding sequence ATGACACACGCCATTTCTAAAAACGCAGGTCGTATCCGTCGTCACGCACGTATCCGTGCGACGATTTCTGGCACCGCGGCTCGTCCTCGCGTGTGCGTCTTTAAGAGTAACTCATACACCTATGCGCAAGTGATTGATGACACAACGCGCAAGACGCTTTTCTCAGTGCACGATCATGAGCTAAAACCCGCTTCCGACGCTCCTGAAGGATCAGGCGCAAAGGTTGCAAAAGCATTTGCGATTGGTAAGGCGCTTGGCGAGAAGCTTAAGGCCGCAAAGATTTCAACGGTAGTATTCGACCGTGGTGGTTTCGCATATCATGGCCGCGTGCGCGCCGTGGCCGAAGGCTTGCGCAGCGCTGGAATCTCCGTATAA
- a CDS encoding 30S ribosomal protein S5 translates to MDEQTPVQPTPEVTPTAPAASEPQRHGRGGGQRFGNRRPGGRQGRRPARPMEKPEYEQKTIDLARVARVTKGGKRFSFRATVVIGDGKSRVGIGMGKGKDVAQSVQKAYNQAKKRLVTILTVNGTIPNTVQANFHGATVILKPAKGGVKAGGPVRVVAKLAGITSLTGKLIERTNNKINIAMATIKALGMLRDRARDRFARVAPPSA, encoded by the coding sequence ATGGACGAACAGACACCAGTACAACCAACTCCAGAGGTAACGCCAACGGCTCCGGCGGCTTCTGAGCCACAGCGCCACGGTCGTGGTGGTGGTCAGCGTTTTGGAAATCGTCGTCCAGGAGGTCGCCAAGGTCGTCGTCCTGCGCGTCCAATGGAGAAGCCAGAATATGAGCAAAAGACAATTGATCTTGCTCGTGTTGCTCGTGTCACAAAAGGTGGTAAGCGCTTCTCTTTCCGTGCAACGGTGGTTATCGGCGACGGCAAATCTCGTGTCGGTATCGGCATGGGCAAGGGCAAGGACGTCGCTCAATCGGTGCAGAAAGCATACAATCAGGCGAAGAAGCGCCTGGTGACGATTCTGACCGTTAATGGCACTATTCCTAACACCGTACAGGCAAACTTTCACGGCGCAACGGTTATTCTGAAGCCTGCGAAAGGTGGTGTGAAAGCGGGTGGCCCTGTGCGTGTTGTTGCAAAGCTCGCTGGTATTACGAGTTTGACCGGCAAGTTGATCGAGCGCACCAACAACAAAATCAATATTGCTATGGCGACAATCAAGGCACTTGGCATGTTGCGTGATCGCGCGCGTGACCGATTCGCGCGCGTGGCTCCGCCGTCTGCTTAA
- a CDS encoding uL15 family ribosomal protein, translating into MQRQSIKSASRSIGKRVGRGGKRGTTSGGGTKGQKGRAGASVRPGFRGGDNRIWQLFPKQRGATKKHGSKRVHRKHRRYQIIAGKPAVINVAALNAFSAGDSVTLATLKERRLVSGAAKAAKILGTGEVKVKVTVEGVDVSASAREKITAAGGTVA; encoded by the coding sequence ATGCAACGTCAATCTATCAAATCAGCATCTCGTAGCATCGGTAAGCGCGTTGGCCGTGGTGGCAAGCGTGGAACGACATCCGGTGGTGGCACTAAGGGACAAAAGGGTCGCGCTGGCGCAAGTGTGCGCCCGGGTTTCCGCGGCGGTGATAACCGCATCTGGCAATTGTTCCCAAAGCAACGTGGTGCAACAAAGAAGCATGGCAGTAAGCGTGTACACCGCAAGCATCGTCGCTATCAGATCATTGCGGGCAAGCCTGCAGTTATTAATGTCGCCGCGCTTAACGCATTCTCTGCAGGAGATTCGGTGACACTCGCAACATTAAAAGAGCGTCGTCTTGTAAGTGGCGCCGCAAAAGCAGCGAAGATTTTGGGCACTGGTGAGGTAAAGGTAAAAGTAACAGTTGAAGGCGTTGACGTGTCTGCGTCCGCGCGGGAGAAGATCACTGCCGCCGGCGGGACCGTTGCGTAA